The proteins below come from a single Pleuronectes platessa chromosome 1, fPlePla1.1, whole genome shotgun sequence genomic window:
- the LOC128441420 gene encoding cytochrome P450 1A1, translating to MMLMMLPFIGSVSVSESLVAMTTMCLVYLILKFFQTEIPEGLRRLPGPKPLPIIGNVLGLGSKPYLSLTAMSKRYGHVFQIQIGMRPVVVLSGSETVRQALIKQGDEFAGRPDLYSFRFINAGKSLAFSTDQAGVWRARRKLAYSALRSFSTLEGTTPEYSCVLEEHICKEGEYLIKQLNTVMKADGSFDPFRHIVVSVANVICGMCFGRRYDHDDQELVSLVTLSDEFGRVVGSGNPADFIPILQYLPSAEMKNFLRINEHFTEFVQKIVTEHYTTFNKDNIRDITDSLIDHCEDRKLDENSNVQMSDEKIVGIVNDLFGAGFDTVSTALSWSVMYLVAHPEIQERLYQEIEDKVGLDRMPLLSDKPNLPFLEAFILEILRHSSFLPFTIPHCTTKDTSLNGYFIPKDTCVFINQWQINHDPELWKDPSSFNPDRFLSADGSEVNKLDGEKVMAFGMGKRRCIGEVIARNEVYLFLAIIIQKLHFLPIPGEKLDMTPEYGLTMKHKRCHLKATMRARNEH from the exons ATGATGCTAATGATGCTGCCGTTCATTGGATCTGTGTCTGTATCCGAGAGTTTGGTGGCCATGACAACGATGTGTCTGGTCTACCTGATTCTTAAGTTTTTCCAAACTGAGATTCCTGAAGGGCTCCGTCGGCTTCCTGGGCCGAAGCCCCTGCCTATCATTGGCAATGTGCTTGGATTGGGCAGCAAACCTTACCTGAGCCTCACTGCCATGAGCAAGCGATACGGCCACGTCTTCCAGATCCAGATCGGCATGCGTCCTGTGGTGGTGCTGAGCGGCAGCGAAACGGTTCGACAGGCGCTCATCAAGCAAGGGGACGAGTTTGCAGGCAGACCCGACCTGTACAGCTTCCGCTTCATCAATGCCGGCAAGAGTCTGGCCTTCAGCACAGACCAGGCCGGCGTCTGGCGTGCCCGCAGAAAGCTGGCCTACAGTGCCCTCCGCTCCTTCTCCACCCTGGAGGGGACAACTCCAGAATACTCCTGTGTTCTGGAGGAACACATCTGCAAAGAGGGAGAGTATCTCATCAAACAGCTCAACACTGTCATGAAGGCCGATGGCAGCTTTGACCCATTCCGCCACATTGTTGTGTCTGTGGCCAATGTGATCTGCGGTATGTGCTTTGGCCGACGCTACGACCACGACGATCAGGAGCTGGTCAGCTTGGTGACCCTCAGCGATGAGTTTGGCCGGGTGGTGGGCAGTGGAAACCCTGCAGATTTCATCCCCATCCTTCAGTACCTGCCCAGCGCAGAAATGAAGAACTTTTTGCGCATCAATGAGCACTTCACCGAATTCGTGCAAAAGATCGTCACCGAGCACTACACCACTTTTAACAAG GACAACATTCGAGACATCACAGACTCCCTTATTGATCACTGTGAGGACAGGAAGCTGGATGAGAACTCGAATGTCCAGATGTCAGACGAGAAAATTGTAGGAATTGTCAATGACCTGTTTGGAGCTG GTTTCGATACCGTCTCTACTGCCCTGTCATGGTCGGTCATGTACCTTGTGGCGCACCCAGAGATACAGGAGAGACTTTATCAAGAAATAG agGACAAAGTGGGTCTGGATCGCATGCCTCTTCTCTCTGATAAACCCAATCTGCCTTTCCTGGAAGCCTTTATCCTGGAGATCCTTCGCCACTCTTCATTCCTGCCCTTCACCATTCCACACTG caccactaaagacacatctctgAATGGCTACTTTATTCCCAAAGACACATGTGTCTTCATCAATCAGTGGCAGATCAACCATGATCC AGAGCTGTGGAAAGATCCATCTTCCTTCAACCCAGATCGCTTCCTGAGCGCCGACGGCTCCGAGGTCAACAAGCTGGATGGCGAGAAGGTGATGGCCTTTGGCATGGGAAAGCGGCGCTGCATCGGCGAGGTCATCGCACGGAATGAAGTCTACCTCTTCTTGGCGATCATCATTCAGAAGCTGCACTTCCTCCCGATCCCAGGCGAGAAGCTAGACATGACACCTGAATACGGTCTCACAATGAAGCACAAACGCTGCCACCTGAAAGCCACGATGCGAGCGAGGAACGAGCATTGA